A single genomic interval of Aphidius gifuensis isolate YNYX2018 linkage group LG6, ASM1490517v1, whole genome shotgun sequence harbors:
- the LOC122859140 gene encoding probable cyclin-dependent serine/threonine-protein kinase DDB_G0292550 isoform X2, with translation MALQRQEERRRHQAKQSVFGFMFRSKTKDNSLSNDSIGGRSISPARSDETGRSISPLALPPPTRPQRKRRQAPLPPTTTATTTTTTTTSTTSSIKQQDNIIQDNTKLVINHSRNSSDSSGYHEASVLSDHPDSTGRMPETLPRRSKPPGKTDVRKLGQTSLSSKSMSNLAMTTGGLSHSTSTTSISSTGIRKKRAAPAPPPINRPLSSAISTQALERIDDSEESLTSDIEISKPSSDIAVSSGNENDFNTKIKLHSTPIDKLDNYCSNNNKNINNKMKINTLVDDNVKSSSNNHDACHINVDTACFDKKDNRPVARPRSIALPKIKMRKLIPAMSSTSLSSSSTDVLNLPIDIGKSMNNENKNINENNDSSLIEENKNTSNLSNDEKVNNNFNDEKIIVVKSAEKLTLNDYNNSENNDKSNVELNKNTSTIINNSSDDLILSNTRDFKCDENIDKADSISSNKYLFNSSDNQNVNKNDENNDKNIEFINDNCNLDKSNLINIKNNNDNDLECDINIKKPGENIKNSENLLNPLFNKTPINENNLLFLMHDSCVKVGMELTPFTLDNIAVFDELGSQDMVKADKDEQPSKTDILLQKVSTTLATTVVPSANNHDDNDDNLISSSKKSNKTNDVMIDKDKICETSNSTFNSQQDTSDYVSATGEDLSGTDWEYQLPDPPSAFRDNSSPDSYGYDTITLGSVEAFKEPIIIIDKKDEKLKNEVKEIVNEKSEIKSIVLTQNVDKKCHKQTDDMLRKNIIMELETKIENNCLNQNKINDCQSKIDDNKISNISPVDNTLSNFTITTYSKQKNNNIFKSNDDIFKSNDQNNMYNGKLLQNKTATLPTKNYYNKSNNNSNESSGINRTQSVKTTSQNDNIEFRKKVFKNNNEQDAKKNVYRSKSYIVLSNNSKYRDDKIEDVVDDGVVMRSTSFTNLNQDNSNNFNDNNHDDDDRNNSEIKNEKETTSQCQNEISKELQSVQILKSILPQLKNSQKTEDKISQKILEKRITEESESVNENKKNQSSDLKKNKPESDDASKKYRYTGPPTINLGSWSERPSVNVQIKHDNDYNIGQKNIIKNNNTSTGSKTIVNLNTSSNDVEIINYKDTYKNLQPKNNELKNIDLLNKNIYTNKNLINGIFKLRTISDNNNNKIDENIINDDKINKLHNTNDDDDVKIDTRPVNFKELTQTFGKINLRNKTNNNYQQNRHSDYFDNRLKNDSIIKSSELNKLPIKKYTSVVGINTQNTNCELLNNNNNVYNSGTKMRINNSSMTKLNGCVMPVVKGFKNDKDNDESCTSMKIKINNSTGATSSSSSSSSGVATTVSPSPPPPPQPPTMPIITGVTLKNSNTRPKSMPICQDPRDELLDSIRNFGRNNKLKSINAFS, from the exons ATGGCACTTCAAAGACAAGAAGAAAGACGTCGTCATCAAGCAAAACAAAGTGTATTTGGTTTTATGTTTCGTAGTAAAACAAAAGATAATTCATTGAGTAATGATAGTATTGGTGGTAGAAGTATATCACCAGCAAGAAGTGATGAAACTGGACGTAGTATAAGTCCACTTGcattaccaccaccaacaaGACCACAACGTAAACGTCGACAAGCACCAttaccaccaacaacaacagcaacaacaacaacaacaacaactacttCTACTAcatcatcaataaaacaacaagataatattattcaagatAATACAAAACTTGTTATAAATCATAGTCGTAATAGTAGTGATAGTTCGGGTTATCATGAAGCATCTGTATTGAGTGATCATCCAGATTCAACTGGTAGAATGCCTGAGACATTACCAAGACGTAGTAAACCACCAGGTAAAACAGATGTACGTAAACTTGGACAAACATCACTGTCAAGTAAAAGTATGAGTAATCTTGCAATGACAACTGGTGGATTAAGTCATTCAACAAGTACCACATCAATAAGTTCaactg gTATTAGAAAAAAACGTGCAGCACCAGCACCACCACCAATAAATCGTCCATTATCATCAGCAATATCAACACAAGCACTAGAACGTATTGATGATTCTGAAGAATCATTAACATCTgatattgaaatatcaaaaccATCATCAGACATTGCTGTATCATCAggaaatgaaaatgattttaatactaaaattaaattacactcaacaccaattgataaattggataattattgttcaaataataataaaaatatcaataataagatgaaaataaatacattagttgatgataatgttaaatcatcatcaaataatcatGATGCTTGTCATATTAATGTAGATACTGcttgttttgataaaaaag ataatcGACCTGTTGCCAGACCTCGTAGTATTGCtctaccaaaaataaaaatgcgtAAATTAATTCCTGCAATGTCATCAacgtcattatcatcatcatcaacagatgtattaaatttaccaattgATATTGGTAaatcaatgaataatgaaaataaaaatattaatgaaaataatgattcttcattgattgaagaaaataaaaatacatcaaatttATCTAACGATGagaaagttaataataattttaatgatgaaaaaattatagtagttaaatcagctgaaaaattaactttaaatGATTACAATAATTCTGagaataatgataaatcaaatgttgaattaaataaaaatacatctacaattattaataacagctcagatgatttaattttatcaaatacacGTGATTTTAAGtgtgatgaaaatattgataaagctgattcaatttcatcaaataaatatttatttaattcatctgATAATcaaaatgtcaataaaaatgatgaaaataatgataaaaatattgaatttatcaatgataattgtAATCTTGATAAaagcaatttaataaatataaaaaataataatgataatgatttagAATGtgacataaatataaaaaaacctgGTGAAAACATAAAGAAtagtgaaaatttattaaatccaTTGTTTAATAAGACACccattaatgaaaataatttattatttttaatgcatgATAGTTGTGTTAAAGTTGGCATGGAATTGACACCTTTCACATTGGACAACATTGCTGTTTTTGATGAATTGGGTTCTCAGGATATGGTGAAAGCAG aTAAAGATGAACAACCAAGTAAAACAGatatattattgcaaaaagTATCAACGACACTTGCAACTACTGTTGTGCCATCAGCaaataatcatgatgataatgatgataatttaatttcgtcGTCTAAAAAATcgaataaaacaaatgatgtTATGATTGATAAGGATAAAATATGTGAAACATCAAATAGTACATTTAATTCACAACAAGATACATCAGATTATGTATCAGCAACTGGTGAAGATTTATCTGGTACTGATTGGGAATATCAACTTCCAGATCCACCTTCAGCATTTCGTGATAATTCATCACCGGATTCATATGGGTATGATACAATAACACTTGGATCTGTTGAGGCATTTAAAGAgccaattattataattgacaaaaaagatgagaaattaaaaaatgaagtgAAAGAAATAGTTAATGAAAAATCAGAGATTAAATCAATTGTGTTAACACAAAATGTagataaaaaatgtcataaacAAACGGATGATATGTTgaggaaaaatattataatggaacttgaaacaaaaattgaaaataattgtttaaatcaaaataaaattaatgattgtcaaagtaaaattgatgacaataaaatatcaaatatatcacCGGTTGATAATACATTATCTAATTTTACAATAACCACATATTCAAagcagaaaaataataatatatttaaaagtaatgatgatatatttaaatcaaatgatcaaaataatatgtataatggtaaattattgcaaaataaaacaGCAACATTACCaaccaaaaattattataataaatctaataataatagcaatgaATCATCAGGAATAAATAGAACACAAAGTGTCAAAACAACATctcaaaatgataatattgaatttagaaaaaaagtatttaaaaataataatgaacaagatgcaaaaaaaaatgtttatcgtTCAAAAAGTTATATTGTACTTTCAAATAATTCGAAATATCGAGATGATAAAATTGaggatgttgttgatgatggagTTGTTATGAGATCAACaagttttacaaatttaaatcaagataattcaaataattttaatgataataatcatgatgatgatgatagaaataatagtgaaattaaaaatgaaaaagaaacaacaaGTCAATGtcaaaatgaaatttcaaaagAGTTACAATCGGTTcag attCTAAAGAGTATTTTACCACAgttaaaaaatagtcaaaaaaCAGAGGAtaaaatatctcaaaaaattcttgaaaaaag aaTTACCGAAGAATCAGAATcagtcaatgaaaataaaaaaaaccaatcatcagatttaaaaaaaaataaaccagaaTCCGATGATGCTAGTAAAAAATATCGTTACACTGGACCACCAACAATAAATCTTGGTAGTTGGTCAGAAAGACCAAGTGTTAATGTTCAAATAAAACACGACAACGATTACAATAttggtcaaaaaaatataattaaaaataataatacatcaactggctcaaaaacaattgttaatttaaatacatcaagtaatgatgttgaaataataaattacaaagatacatataaaaatttacaaccaAAGaataatgaattgaaaaatattgatttattaaataaaaatatttatacaaataaaaatttaatcaatggAATATTTAAACTACGTACAAtatctgataataataataataaaattgatgaaaatataataaatgatgataaaataaataagctaCATAATaccaatgatgatgatgatgttaaaattgatacaagaccagttaattttaaagaattaaCACAAACAtttggtaaaataaatttacgtaataaaacaaataataattatcaacaaaatcgtCATTctgattattttgataatcgtctaaaaaatgatagtattattaaatcaagtgaattaaataaattaccaattaaaaaatatacatctgTTGTTGGTATTAATACACAAAATACAAattgtgaattattaaataataataataatgtttataatagTGGAACAAAAAtgagaataaataattcatcaatgaCTAAATTAAATGGATGTGTTATGCCAGTTGTTAAGggatttaaaaatgataaagataaTGATGAATCTTGTAcgtcaatgaaaataaaaattaataattcaactggtgcaacatcatcatcatcatcatcatcatcaggaGTAGCAACAACAgtatcaccatcaccaccaccacctccacaaCCACCAACAATGCCAATTATAACTGGTGTTACCTTGAAGAACAGCAACACAAGACCAAAGTCAATGCCGATATGTCAAGATCCAAGAGATGAACTTTTAGATTCAATACGTAATTTTGGccgtaataataaattaaaaagtatcaatgctttttcataa